One genomic region from Sphingobacterium multivorum encodes:
- the rpsB gene encoding 30S ribosomal protein S2 → MARTTYQDLLDAGVHFGHLTRKWDPKMAKYIFMERNGIHIIDLNKTLTKLEEAASAIKQIVKSGRKVLFVATKKQAKEIIAQQAKEVNMPFVTERWLGGMLTNFATVRKSIKKMSNIDKMQKDGTYDVLSKKEKLMIQRERIKLENLLGGIADLNRLPAALFIIDVKKEHIAVSEAMKLNIPTFAMVDTNSDPSNIDFPIPANDDASKSISLIAGIIGQAIQEGLDERKRDKEEEAEKDAAAAKAKVDNSDASEAKRPRKAKDGE, encoded by the coding sequence ATGGCAAGAACTACTTATCAAGATTTATTGGATGCAGGTGTGCACTTTGGTCACCTTACACGTAAATGGGATCCGAAAATGGCTAAGTACATTTTCATGGAACGCAACGGTATCCACATCATTGACTTGAACAAAACTCTTACGAAATTAGAAGAAGCTGCTTCAGCTATCAAACAAATCGTAAAATCAGGTCGCAAAGTTTTATTCGTCGCTACGAAAAAACAAGCAAAAGAGATCATCGCACAACAAGCAAAAGAGGTTAATATGCCTTTTGTAACTGAGCGTTGGTTAGGTGGTATGCTTACAAACTTCGCTACAGTTCGTAAGTCTATCAAAAAAATGTCTAACATTGACAAAATGCAAAAAGATGGTACATATGATGTATTGTCTAAAAAAGAGAAGTTGATGATTCAACGTGAGCGTATCAAATTAGAAAACCTTTTAGGAGGTATCGCTGATTTGAACCGTTTACCAGCTGCTTTATTCATCATCGATGTGAAAAAAGAACACATCGCTGTTTCTGAAGCAATGAAATTGAACATCCCTACTTTTGCAATGGTAGATACAAACTCTGATCCTTCAAACATTGATTTCCCAATCCCAGCAAATGATGACGCTAGCAAATCTATTAGCTTAATCGCCGGTATCATTGGTCAAGCAATCCAAGAAGGTTTGGACGAGCGCAAACGCGACAAAGAAGAAGAAGCTGAAAAAGATGCTGCTGCTGCTAAAGCAAAAGTTGATAATAGTGATGCTTCAGAAGCTAAACGTCCTCGCAAAGCGAAAGACGGAGAATAA
- the rpsI gene encoding 30S ribosomal protein S9: protein MSTTNTSGRRKTAVARIYLTAGSGNIIINGKDYKEYFPTLPLQYIATQSLNVAGELANFDVKVNVNGGGVKGQAEAVRLAIAKALVELNPEVKPALRAKGLVTRDDRMVERKKPGRRKARRRFQFSKR from the coding sequence ATGTCAACAACTAACACTTCAGGAAGAAGAAAAACTGCTGTTGCCCGCATTTACTTAACTGCTGGTAGCGGAAACATTATCATAAACGGTAAAGACTACAAAGAGTATTTCCCAACATTACCTTTGCAATACATCGCTACACAGTCATTGAACGTAGCTGGTGAATTAGCAAACTTTGATGTAAAAGTAAACGTTAACGGAGGTGGTGTTAAAGGTCAAGCAGAAGCTGTTCGCTTAGCGATCGCAAAAGCTTTGGTTGAGCTTAACCCAGAAGTTAAACCTGCATTACGCGCTAAAGGTTTAGTAACACGTGATGACCGCATGGTTGAACGTAAGAAACCAGGACGTCGTAAAGCTCGTAGAAGATTCCAATTCAGTAAACGTTAA
- the rplM gene encoding 50S ribosomal protein L13 has protein sequence MNTLSYKTVSANKNTVNKEWIVVDAEGEILGRLASNIAKVIRGKHKPTFTPHVDCGDNVIVINADKIKLTGNKLGDKVYVRYTGYPGGQRFVSPKELMAKFPERIIEKAVRGMLPKNRLGRQLFKNLYVYAGTEHKHEAQNPKPVKF, from the coding sequence GTGAATACGTTAAGTTACAAAACTGTCTCTGCCAACAAGAACACCGTTAACAAAGAGTGGATCGTTGTTGACGCTGAAGGAGAGATTTTGGGGCGTTTGGCGAGCAACATCGCGAAAGTAATTCGTGGTAAGCATAAGCCTACATTCACCCCACACGTAGACTGTGGAGATAACGTGATTGTTATCAATGCAGACAAAATTAAATTGACAGGAAACAAATTAGGCGACAAAGTTTACGTACGCTACACTGGATACCCAGGTGGTCAACGTTTCGTTTCTCCTAAAGAGTTAATGGCTAAATTTCCTGAACGCATTATTGAAAAAGCTGTTCGTGGTATGCTTCCTAAAAACCGTTTAGGTCGTCAATTGTTTAAAAACCTTTACGTTTATGCTGGTACTGAGCACAAGCATGAAGCACAAAATCCAAAACCAGTTAAATTTTAA
- a CDS encoding tetratricopeptide repeat protein, which translates to MRLNFLDKRFFLSFIGLLLVALGSLKAQSSDNKPKPYDARLKNVQEILKQGKIGPGMDSLDAIIADYPQADDIYFTKAILLAQMRNQDGAIEAIKEALNIQSKPEYLSFAVDAFKSKNDADSALIYLDKLIDRDDNNTASLKRERIMLLFNGGYKDVALEYFYKTKEIAVASDTLDMVGSVLLNDAGNYKAVIDLLKPWADKGTSLAQVYGQLAQAYNLSKNSKLALDYINKGIQTTKEDFLYFDLADLYRFDKKLKLSFDALKQGFQSKKVDFADKNRIIMTLLNPKGPYTKDQLLELVNILVEVHPRIAESHMAKGQVLWLRDDKSAAQSSLAVAVSMNPYQIDAWRMLMSLDMDKGEFDQAIAHGGEALHYVANNATILYFTSMAYLMKKDMENSRKFMEAALNNAQDESPFLQANIYGGLGDIYNSLQMYKASDAAYIEAIRLDSTNVTAMNNLAYYLSLRKERLDEATKYAAMATKLQPNNGTFEDTYAWVLFANGKYDDALVWIQKALKNTNPQTAVLLEHYGDILIKLGKTTDAVKQWNLALEKGADTEEGKLKLKKKIETKSYVE; encoded by the coding sequence ATGAGATTGAATTTTTTAGATAAACGATTTTTTTTAAGTTTTATTGGTTTACTCCTAGTAGCACTGGGCTCATTAAAGGCACAATCTTCGGATAATAAGCCTAAACCTTACGATGCACGACTCAAAAACGTACAGGAAATATTGAAGCAAGGAAAAATTGGCCCCGGGATGGATTCTTTGGATGCTATAATCGCAGATTACCCACAAGCCGATGACATCTATTTTACAAAGGCAATTCTTCTTGCGCAGATGAGAAATCAAGATGGAGCGATCGAAGCTATAAAAGAAGCGCTGAATATTCAGTCGAAGCCGGAATATCTAAGTTTTGCTGTAGATGCATTTAAAAGTAAAAACGACGCGGATAGTGCTTTAATCTATCTCGATAAGTTGATAGATCGAGATGACAATAATACTGCCTCACTAAAACGGGAGCGTATCATGCTCCTTTTCAATGGTGGGTACAAGGATGTGGCTTTGGAGTATTTCTATAAAACCAAAGAGATCGCTGTCGCTTCTGATACATTGGACATGGTTGGCAGTGTGTTGTTAAATGATGCCGGTAATTATAAGGCTGTCATTGATCTTTTGAAGCCCTGGGCAGACAAAGGGACTTCGCTGGCTCAAGTGTATGGACAATTAGCGCAAGCCTATAATCTTTCCAAAAACTCGAAGCTTGCATTGGACTACATTAATAAAGGAATTCAGACGACAAAAGAGGATTTTCTTTATTTCGATTTGGCTGATCTCTATCGATTTGATAAAAAGCTGAAATTATCTTTCGATGCACTTAAGCAAGGATTTCAATCTAAGAAAGTTGATTTTGCAGATAAGAATCGGATTATAATGACCTTGTTGAATCCGAAAGGTCCCTATACAAAAGACCAACTTTTGGAATTGGTGAATATCTTGGTTGAAGTTCATCCACGTATTGCCGAAAGCCATATGGCAAAGGGACAAGTGTTATGGTTGAGAGACGATAAGTCCGCTGCTCAAAGTTCACTAGCGGTAGCCGTGAGTATGAACCCCTACCAGATCGATGCTTGGCGGATGCTGATGAGTTTGGATATGGACAAAGGTGAATTTGATCAAGCCATTGCACATGGTGGGGAAGCGTTACACTATGTGGCCAATAATGCGACCATACTCTATTTTACGAGTATGGCCTATTTGATGAAAAAAGACATGGAAAATAGCCGAAAGTTTATGGAGGCTGCACTTAATAATGCACAGGATGAATCGCCTTTTCTACAAGCAAATATTTATGGGGGATTAGGTGATATTTATAATTCACTTCAGATGTATAAAGCCTCTGACGCGGCTTACATCGAAGCTATTCGATTGGATAGTACAAATGTGACGGCGATGAACAATTTAGCATACTATTTGTCGTTAAGAAAAGAACGACTTGATGAAGCTACAAAGTATGCCGCAATGGCGACGAAATTGCAGCCCAATAATGGAACTTTTGAAGATACCTATGCTTGGGTACTTTTTGCAAATGGAAAATATGATGACGCACTAGTATGGATTCAAAAAGCGTTAAAAAATACAAATCCGCAAACGGCGGTATTACTGGAACACTATGGCGACATTTTGATTAAGTTAGGGAAAACAACGGATGCCGTTAAGCAGTGGAACCTCGCTTTAGAAAAGGGAGCTGATACGGAGGAGGGTAAGCTGAAATTGAAAAAGAAGATTGAGACTAAAAGCTATGTGGAATAA